In Capsicum annuum cultivar UCD-10X-F1 chromosome 11, UCD10Xv1.1, whole genome shotgun sequence, one genomic interval encodes:
- the LOC107846305 gene encoding uncharacterized protein LOC107846305 gives MAAKIDFIKEVSGTKMHWYFKVRVMRFWIIPDREKEDNIISMEMVLQDERISTLLIGVRRDNSMRISQISTQRTYSVSKELSSGDIEAKTIAQLIQCLHEGNFWIYATILHVEVENRWSYMACKKCTRKIDKLGNKFHCKKCDRLDHSATYRYKLQVRVMDGTDFISLLLWDREATKLIGKTATQLKGHVDEVAVKTDNVEQHNEVYTVIKICDDEEVTKQFCPSHSDDYSPDPDINCEKIADEPLEITMILDSNPHNDLITPTNTPAKRSLLEVESLGIEVDDDPNSQLSSTKAYRAFADKDLSFDIYNKKAKAVSGPLLSASIEDVTHSDAALKRVFE, from the exons ATGGCTGCTAAAATTGACTTTATCAAAGAGGTTTCCGGGACAAAGATGCATTGGTATTTTAAAGTGCGAGTCATGAGATTTTGGATTATTCCTGATCGTGAAAAGGAAGACAACATCATTTCCATGGAGATGGTGTTGCAAGACGAAAGG ATAAGTACACT TTTGATTGGTGTGCGTAGAGATAACTCTATGAGAATTAGCCAAATTTCAACTCAGCGTACTTATTCTGTTTCGAAGGAACTATCATCTGGTGATATAGAGGCTAAGACTATTGCGCAATTGATCCAGTGTCTTCAT GAGGGAAACTTTTGGATATATGCGACCATACTTCATGTAGAAGTGGAGAATCGATGGTCGTATATGGCCTGCAAGAAGTGCACTAGAAAGATCGACAAACTTGGAAATAAGTTTCATTGCAAGAAATGCGATCGCCTGGATCATTCAGCTACTTATAG ATATAAACTTCAAGTGAGAGTAATGGATGGTACcgattttatttctttgttgcttTGGGATCGCGAAGCAACAAAGCTGATTGGGAAGACCGCTACTCAATTGAAAGGACACGTAGACGAG GTAGCTGTCAAGACCGATAATGTAGAGCAGCATAATGAGGTTTATACCGTAATTAAGATATGTGATGATGAGGAAGTCACCAAGCAATTTTGTCCCTCTCACAGTGACGACTACTCCCCA GATCCAGATATCAACTGTGAGAAGATCGCTGATGAACCTCTGGAAATCACGATGATTTTA GATTCTAATCCTCATAATGACTTGATTACTCCGACAAATACTCCTGCCAAGAGAAGTTTATTGGAGGTTGAATCTCTTGGCATTGAAGTTGATGATGACCCTAATTCACAACTCTCAAGCACTAAG GCCTATAGAGCTTTTGCTGATAAAgatctttcctttgatatatataacaaaaaagcAAAG